The following proteins are co-located in the Pseudomonas cavernae genome:
- a CDS encoding ABC transporter ATP-binding protein yields the protein MAEATPALEIRNLHKRYGDLEVLKGISLTARDGDVISILGSSGSGKSTFLRCINLLENPHQGQIIVAGEELKLKANRHGELVAADNKQINRLRSEIGFVFQNFNLWPHMTVLDNIIEAPRRVLGQSRAEAIEVAEALLAKVGIADKRHVYPNQLSGGQQQRAAIARTLAMQPKVILFDEPTSALDPEMVQEVLAVIRALAEEGRTMLLVTHEMGFARQVSSEVVFLHQGLVEEQGPPAQVFDHPNSARCKQFMSSNH from the coding sequence ATGGCCGAGGCCACGCCCGCGCTGGAAATTCGCAATCTGCACAAACGCTACGGCGACCTCGAGGTACTCAAGGGCATCTCCCTGACCGCTCGCGATGGCGACGTGATCTCCATTCTCGGTTCCTCCGGTTCCGGCAAGTCCACCTTCCTGCGCTGCATCAACCTGCTGGAAAATCCCCATCAGGGGCAGATCATCGTCGCCGGAGAAGAGCTCAAGCTGAAGGCTAACCGCCACGGCGAACTGGTCGCCGCCGACAACAAACAGATCAATCGCCTGCGCAGCGAGATCGGTTTCGTCTTCCAGAACTTCAACCTGTGGCCGCACATGACGGTGCTCGACAACATCATCGAGGCACCGCGTCGGGTGCTCGGCCAGAGCCGTGCCGAAGCCATCGAAGTGGCCGAAGCGCTGCTGGCCAAGGTCGGCATCGCCGACAAGCGCCACGTCTACCCAAATCAGCTCTCCGGCGGCCAGCAACAGCGCGCGGCAATCGCCCGCACCCTGGCGATGCAGCCGAAGGTGATTCTGTTCGATGAACCAACCTCGGCCCTCGATCCGGAAATGGTACAAGAAGTGCTTGCGGTGATCCGCGCGCTCGCCGAGGAAGGTCGCACTATGCTGCTAGTGACCCATGAGATGGGTTTCGCCCGCCAGGTCTCCAGCGAAGTGGTCTTTCTGCATCAGGGCCTGGTGGAAGAGCAGGGGCCGCCCGCGCAGGTTTTCGACCACCCGAACTCGGCACGCTGCAAACAGTTCATGTCCAGCAATCACTAA
- the mutY gene encoding A/G-specific adenine glycosylase: MSPEQFNGAVLAWYDRHGRKDLPWQQGINPYRVWVSEIMLQQTQVSTVLDYFDRFMHTLPTVEALAAAPEDEVLHLWTGLGYYSRARNLHKTAQLVVSEHGGEFPRDVDALAELPGIGRSTAGAIASLSMGLRAPILDGNVKRVLARYSAQDGYPGEPKVAKQLWEVAERLTPQQRVNHYTQAMMDLGATLCTRSKPSCLLCPLQSGCRAHQLGRESAYPVPKPRKTLPQKRTLMPLLANRDGAILLYRRPASGLWGGLWSLPELLASNELDGLAARHGLTLGSRRELPGLSHSFSHFQLAIEPWLVQVEAQSPAVAEGDWLWYNLASPPRLGLAAPVKKLLKCAETELHQEPG, translated from the coding sequence ATGAGTCCCGAGCAATTCAACGGCGCGGTGCTGGCCTGGTACGACCGCCACGGCCGCAAGGACCTGCCCTGGCAGCAGGGCATCAATCCGTACCGGGTGTGGGTCTCGGAAATCATGCTGCAGCAGACCCAGGTCAGCACAGTGCTCGATTACTTCGACCGTTTCATGCACACCCTGCCGACGGTCGAAGCGCTGGCCGCGGCGCCGGAGGACGAAGTCCTGCACCTGTGGACCGGGCTCGGCTACTACAGCCGTGCGCGCAACCTGCACAAGACCGCGCAACTGGTCGTCAGCGAGCACGGCGGCGAATTTCCCCGCGACGTCGACGCCCTCGCCGAACTGCCCGGCATCGGCCGCTCCACCGCCGGCGCCATCGCCAGCCTGAGCATGGGCCTGCGCGCACCGATCCTCGACGGCAACGTCAAGCGCGTGCTGGCGCGCTACAGCGCCCAGGACGGCTATCCCGGCGAACCCAAGGTGGCCAAGCAGCTGTGGGAAGTCGCCGAGCGCTTGACCCCGCAGCAGCGAGTCAACCACTACACCCAGGCGATGATGGATCTCGGCGCCACCCTCTGCACCCGCAGCAAGCCGAGCTGCCTGCTGTGCCCGCTGCAGAGCGGCTGCCGCGCCCACCAGCTGGGCCGCGAAAGCGCCTACCCGGTGCCCAAGCCACGCAAGACGCTGCCGCAGAAGCGCACCCTGATGCCGCTACTGGCCAACCGCGACGGCGCCATCCTGCTCTACCGGCGCCCCGCCAGCGGCCTCTGGGGCGGACTCTGGAGCCTGCCGGAACTGCTCGCCAGCAACGAACTGGACGGCCTCGCCGCCCGCCACGGCCTGACCCTCGGCAGCCGCCGCGAACTGCCCGGCCTGAGCCACAGCTTCAGCCACTTCCAACTGGCCATCGAACCCTGGCTGGTCCAAGTCGAGGCCCAGAGCCCCGCCGTGGCCGAGGGCGACTGGCTCTGGTATAACCTCGCCAGCCCGCCGCGCCTGGGCCTCGCCGCCCCGGTGAAGAAGCTGCTGAAGTGCGCGGAAACCGAATTGCACCAAGAGCCGGGCTGA
- a CDS encoding oxidative damage protection protein yields MTRTVMCRKFKEELPALARPPYPGAKGEDIYNHVSQKAWDEWQKHQTLLINERRLNMMNAEDRKFLQAEMDKFLSGEEYAQAEGYVPPSE; encoded by the coding sequence ATGACCCGCACCGTGATGTGCCGCAAATTCAAAGAAGAACTGCCCGCCCTCGCCCGTCCGCCCTACCCCGGCGCCAAGGGCGAAGACATCTACAACCACGTCTCGCAGAAAGCCTGGGACGAATGGCAGAAACACCAGACCCTGCTGATCAACGAGCGACGCCTGAACATGATGAACGCCGAGGACCGCAAGTTCCTCCAGGCCGAGATGGACAAGTTCCTCTCCGGCGAGGAATACGCCCAGGCCGAAGGTTACGTCCCGCCCAGCGAATGA
- a CDS encoding ABC transporter permease produces MNWEVIIKYLPRLLDGAWLTLELVAIAVIAGLFLAIPLGVARASRHWYVRALPYGYIFFFRGTPLLVQLFLVYYGMAQFEVIRQGPLWPYLRDPYWCTILTMTLHTAAYIAEIIRGAIQAVPPGEIEAARALGMSRPQALFYIILPRAARIGLPAYSNEVILMLKASALASTVTLLELTGMARTIIARTYLPVEIFFAAGLFYLLIAFILVRGFKLLERRLRVDVTQGR; encoded by the coding sequence ATGAACTGGGAAGTCATCATCAAGTACCTGCCGCGGTTGCTCGACGGCGCCTGGCTGACCCTGGAGCTGGTCGCCATTGCGGTCATCGCCGGGCTGTTCCTCGCCATTCCACTAGGTGTCGCCCGCGCCTCGCGGCACTGGTACGTGCGCGCCCTGCCCTACGGCTACATCTTCTTCTTCCGCGGCACACCGCTGCTGGTGCAACTGTTCCTGGTCTATTACGGCATGGCGCAGTTCGAGGTGATCCGCCAGGGCCCGCTGTGGCCGTACCTGCGCGATCCGTACTGGTGCACTATCCTGACCATGACCCTGCACACCGCCGCCTATATCGCCGAGATTATCCGTGGCGCGATTCAGGCGGTGCCACCGGGCGAGATCGAGGCGGCACGCGCGCTGGGCATGTCGCGCCCTCAGGCGCTGTTCTACATCATCCTGCCGCGCGCCGCGCGCATCGGCCTACCGGCCTACAGCAACGAGGTGATCCTGATGCTCAAGGCCAGCGCCCTGGCCAGCACCGTCACCCTGCTGGAGCTGACCGGCATGGCACGCACCATCATCGCCCGCACCTACCTGCCGGTGGAGATCTTCTTCGCCGCCGGGCTGTTCTACCTGCTGATCGCCTTTATCCTGGTGCGCGGCTTCAAGCTGCTGGAACGTCGACTGCGGGTCGACGTCACCCAGGGGCGTTGA
- a CDS encoding ABC transporter permease produces MTFDLYGFGPALAAGTLMTIQLALSALALGLVLGLLGALAKTSPFRTLQWLGGTYSTLVRGVPELLWVLLIYFGTVNLMHGIGALVGNPSLELSPFAAGSIALGLCFGSYATEVFRGAILAIPRGHREAGQALGLSKTRILWRLILPQMWRIALPGLGNLFMILMKDTALVSVIGLEEIMRRSQIAVTASKQAFTFFLVAAFIYLGLTILAMIGLYWLEKRAARGFVRSAS; encoded by the coding sequence ATGACCTTCGATCTCTACGGATTCGGTCCGGCGCTGGCCGCCGGCACCCTGATGACCATCCAGTTGGCGCTGTCGGCGCTGGCCCTCGGCCTGGTGCTCGGCCTGCTCGGCGCCCTGGCCAAGACTTCACCGTTCCGCACCCTGCAATGGTTGGGCGGCACCTACTCGACCCTGGTGCGCGGCGTTCCCGAATTGCTCTGGGTGCTGCTGATCTATTTCGGCACGGTCAACCTGATGCACGGTATCGGCGCGCTGGTCGGCAACCCGAGCCTGGAGCTGTCACCGTTCGCCGCCGGCAGCATCGCCCTCGGCCTGTGCTTCGGCTCCTACGCCACCGAGGTGTTTCGCGGCGCCATCCTGGCCATCCCCCGCGGCCACCGCGAGGCCGGCCAGGCGCTCGGCCTGTCGAAAACCCGCATCCTCTGGCGCCTGATCCTGCCGCAGATGTGGCGCATCGCCCTGCCCGGCCTCGGCAACCTGTTCATGATCCTGATGAAAGACACCGCGCTGGTGTCGGTGATCGGCCTCGAAGAAATCATGCGTCGCTCGCAGATCGCAGTAACCGCGAGTAAGCAGGCCTTTACCTTCTTCCTAGTGGCGGCCTTCATCTACCTGGGCCTGACCATCCTCGCCATGATCGGCCTGTACTGGCTGGAAAAACGCGCCGCCCGCGGCTTTGTCAGGAGCGCGTCATGA
- a CDS encoding ABC transporter substrate-binding protein: MMNYKKILLAAAATLAFGSGAFAADKLKIGTEGAYPPFNLIDASGQVVGFDVEIAQALCAKMKVECEVVTSDWDGIIPALNAKKFDFIAASMSITEERKQAVDFTEPYYTNKLQFIGSKSTELKTDKAGLKGKVIGAQRATIAGNWLEDNLNDVVDIKLYDTQENAYLDLSSGRLDGILADTFVNWEWLKSDAGKSFEFKGDPVFDNDKIGIAVRKGDPLREKLNAALKEIVADGTYKKINDKYFPFSIY, encoded by the coding sequence ATGATGAACTATAAGAAGATTCTGCTGGCCGCTGCCGCCACCCTGGCCTTCGGTTCCGGCGCCTTTGCCGCGGACAAGTTGAAGATCGGCACTGAAGGCGCCTACCCGCCCTTCAACCTGATCGATGCCAGCGGCCAGGTGGTCGGCTTCGACGTCGAAATCGCCCAGGCGCTGTGCGCCAAGATGAAGGTCGAATGCGAGGTGGTGACCTCCGACTGGGACGGCATCATCCCGGCCCTCAACGCGAAGAAATTCGACTTCATCGCCGCCTCGATGTCGATCACCGAGGAACGCAAGCAGGCGGTGGATTTCACCGAGCCCTACTACACCAACAAGCTGCAATTCATCGGCAGCAAGTCGACCGAACTGAAAACCGACAAGGCCGGCCTCAAAGGCAAGGTCATCGGTGCCCAGCGCGCCACCATCGCCGGCAACTGGCTGGAAGACAACCTCAACGACGTGGTCGACATCAAGCTCTACGACACCCAGGAAAACGCCTACCTGGACCTGTCCTCCGGGCGTCTCGACGGCATCCTGGCCGACACCTTCGTCAACTGGGAATGGCTGAAGAGCGATGCCGGCAAGAGCTTCGAATTCAAGGGTGACCCGGTGTTCGACAACGACAAGATCGGCATCGCCGTGCGCAAGGGCGACCCGCTGCGCGAGAAGCTGAATGCCGCCCTGAAAGAAATCGTGGCCGACGGCACCTACAAGAAGATCAACGACAAGTACTTCCCGTTCAGCATCTACTGA
- a CDS encoding methyltransferase, which yields MSTPTPLQGPQLLERFQALDAFLLAGQALWRPRPFTHRYLPWEQQHPELATWLRRRSLAEAEAVHNHPEQLQAPAPFAQLAAQALALNAVGEFAEKPLPTLSMHFAMDIPGRKWQQIQAFASRLQFRQPPRHWLDWCAGKGHLGHLLAQDGGGLTCLEYDPQLVQSGAELSRRRSLQAVHRQQDVLAVDAAACLDARHTPVALHACGDLHVRLIELASAAGCAHLAIAPCCYNRIASATYQPLSSAAQASALHLSRDDLGLPLSETVTAGARVRRQRDTSMARRLAFDLLQRELRDCDDYLPTPSLPSAWLHKDFRSYCLDLAALKNLPISGARDWSALEAAGWQRLAAVRNLELLRGLYRRPLELWLLLDRALYLQDQGYRVQLGSFCPSRLTPRNLLLLAERE from the coding sequence GTGTCCACTCCAACTCCGCTCCAAGGCCCGCAACTGCTCGAACGCTTTCAGGCGCTGGATGCCTTCCTGCTGGCCGGACAAGCCCTCTGGCGCCCACGCCCCTTCACCCATCGGTATCTGCCCTGGGAGCAGCAACACCCCGAGCTGGCCACCTGGCTGCGCCGGCGCTCGCTGGCGGAAGCCGAAGCCGTCCATAACCACCCGGAGCAGCTGCAAGCACCCGCGCCTTTCGCCCAACTGGCCGCGCAAGCCCTGGCACTGAACGCGGTGGGCGAGTTCGCGGAGAAGCCGCTGCCGACCCTATCGATGCACTTCGCGATGGATATTCCCGGACGCAAATGGCAGCAGATCCAGGCCTTCGCCAGCCGCCTGCAGTTCCGCCAACCGCCGCGGCACTGGCTCGACTGGTGCGCCGGCAAGGGCCATCTCGGCCATCTGCTGGCCCAGGATGGCGGCGGCCTGACCTGCCTGGAATACGACCCGCAGCTGGTTCAATCCGGCGCAGAACTGAGTCGGCGCCGCAGCCTGCAAGCTGTGCACCGGCAGCAGGACGTGCTCGCCGTCGATGCCGCGGCTTGCCTAGACGCCCGCCACACACCGGTGGCCTTGCACGCCTGCGGCGATTTGCATGTGCGCCTGATCGAACTAGCCAGCGCGGCCGGCTGCGCGCACCTGGCGATCGCTCCGTGCTGCTACAACCGTATCGCGAGTGCGACCTATCAACCGCTTTCATCCGCTGCGCAGGCCTCGGCACTGCACTTATCCCGCGACGACCTCGGCCTGCCGCTGAGCGAAACGGTTACCGCCGGCGCTCGCGTACGCCGTCAGCGCGACACCTCGATGGCCCGCCGCCTGGCCTTCGACCTGCTGCAACGCGAACTGCGCGACTGCGACGACTATCTACCGACCCCATCGCTCCCCAGCGCCTGGCTGCACAAGGACTTTCGCAGCTATTGCTTGGACCTGGCGGCGCTGAAGAACCTCCCCATTTCCGGCGCCCGCGACTGGTCAGCCTTGGAAGCGGCCGGCTGGCAACGCCTGGCCGCAGTACGCAACCTCGAACTGCTGCGCGGCCTGTACCGCCGCCCGCTGGAACTCTGGCTGCTGCTCGACCGCGCGCTCTACCTGCAAGACCAGGGTTATCGCGTGCAACTGGGCAGCTTCTGCCCCAGCCGGCTCACCCCGCGCAACCTACTGCTGCTCGCCGAGCGCGAATGA
- a CDS encoding AsmA family protein gives MKSLGKILGLVFLGLLLIVVALGFALTHLFDPNDYKDEIRQLARDKANLELTLNGDIGWSLFPWLGLELHDATLASAVTPEQPFADLDLLGLSVRVLPLLRKEVQMSDIRVEGLNLTLHRDEQGHGNWQDIGRPAKPASAPADASQSAPSTPASTDAAEEKPAQPLKLDIDSLIVNNARIDYQDAKSGRQFSAESIQLTTGAIREGTNIPLKLTAFLGSNQPLLRAKTELQGELRFDRALKRYQLEDLKLSGEASGEPLQGKTATFAVQGQLLLDQAAQIAEWTGLKLSVNQLRALGELKVRELNKTPKLTGGLSIAQFNLREFLDSLGQPLPAMADGNSLSKLELVARLNGSPNSLALDELNLKLDDSSFSGRLAVADFAKQALRAQLKGDRLDLDRYLPAKAAKAADAASASRQAEVQSTVATATTQGNSELPKAPTQQAWSEAPLLPVERLRSLDLELDLGLGQLTLEKLPIEQASLKVQGKDSLLTLQDLRGELYNGRFDAKATLDVRPPVPLLTIQKHLSQVPVEKLIESQGQKTPVTGRLDLTTDLSTSGNSQKTWIEGLNGSASFTLNDGVLLNANLEQQLCQGIATLNRKSPGGPVGGKDTPFEELKGNLSFHNGVASNPDLRARIPGLSLKGDGDVDLRVLGMDYRVGIFIEGDKREMPDPACQVNPRYVGIEWPVRCRGPLELGAKACRLDQDGLGKVAAKLAGSKLNEKLEEKLGDKVSPELKDALKGLFKR, from the coding sequence ATGAAATCGCTCGGCAAAATTCTCGGCCTGGTCTTCCTCGGCCTGTTGCTGATCGTCGTGGCGCTGGGCTTCGCCCTCACCCACCTGTTCGATCCCAACGACTACAAGGACGAAATCCGCCAGCTCGCCCGCGACAAGGCCAATCTGGAACTGACCCTGAACGGCGACATCGGCTGGAGCCTGTTCCCCTGGCTCGGCCTCGAGCTGCACGACGCGACGCTGGCCAGCGCCGTCACCCCGGAGCAGCCGTTCGCCGACCTCGACCTGCTCGGCCTGTCGGTGCGCGTGCTGCCGCTGCTGCGCAAGGAAGTGCAGATGAGCGACATCCGCGTCGAAGGCCTGAACCTGACCTTGCACCGCGACGAACAAGGCCACGGCAACTGGCAAGACATCGGCCGCCCGGCCAAGCCCGCCAGCGCTCCGGCCGACGCCAGCCAGTCGGCTCCGAGCACGCCTGCCAGCACCGACGCGGCCGAGGAGAAACCGGCGCAGCCGCTGAAGCTGGATATCGACAGCCTGATCGTCAACAACGCGCGTATCGACTACCAGGACGCCAAGAGCGGGCGGCAATTCAGCGCCGAAAGCATCCAGCTGACCACCGGCGCGATCCGCGAAGGGACCAATATTCCGCTGAAGCTGACCGCCTTCCTCGGCAGCAACCAACCGCTGCTGCGCGCCAAGACCGAACTGCAGGGCGAACTGCGCTTCGATCGCGCGCTCAAGCGCTACCAGCTGGAAGACCTGAAACTGTCCGGCGAGGCCTCCGGCGAGCCGCTGCAAGGCAAGACCGCGACCTTCGCCGTGCAGGGCCAATTGCTGCTCGACCAGGCGGCGCAGATCGCCGAATGGACCGGCCTGAAGCTGTCGGTCAACCAGCTGCGCGCCCTCGGCGAGCTGAAGGTGCGCGAACTGAACAAGACCCCCAAACTCACTGGCGGCCTGTCCATCGCCCAGTTCAACCTGCGCGAATTCCTCGACAGCCTCGGCCAGCCGCTGCCGGCCATGGCCGACGGCAACAGCCTGAGCAAGCTCGAGCTGGTCGCCCGTCTGAACGGCAGCCCGAACAGCCTGGCCCTGGACGAACTGAACCTGAAGCTGGACGACAGCAGCTTCAGCGGCCGCCTCGCCGTGGCCGATTTCGCCAAGCAGGCGCTGCGCGCGCAGCTGAAGGGCGACCGCCTCGACCTCGACCGCTACCTGCCGGCGAAAGCCGCCAAGGCCGCCGATGCCGCCAGCGCCAGCCGCCAGGCCGAAGTGCAAAGCACCGTCGCCACCGCCACCACTCAAGGCAACAGCGAACTGCCCAAGGCCCCGACCCAACAGGCCTGGAGCGAGGCGCCGCTGCTGCCGGTGGAGCGCCTGCGCAGCCTCGATCTGGAGCTGGACCTCGGTCTCGGCCAACTGACCCTGGAAAAACTGCCGATCGAGCAGGCCAGCCTCAAGGTTCAGGGCAAGGACAGCTTGCTGACTCTGCAGGACCTGCGCGGCGAACTGTACAACGGCCGCTTCGACGCCAAGGCTACGCTCGACGTGCGCCCGCCCGTGCCGCTGCTGACCATACAAAAGCACCTCAGCCAGGTGCCGGTGGAAAAACTCATCGAGAGCCAGGGGCAGAAAACCCCAGTCACCGGCCGCCTGGACCTGACCACCGACCTCAGCACCAGTGGCAACAGCCAGAAGACCTGGATCGAAGGCCTCAACGGCAGCGCCAGCTTCACCCTCAACGACGGCGTGCTGCTCAACGCCAACCTCGAACAGCAGCTCTGCCAGGGCATCGCCACCCTCAACCGCAAGAGCCCGGGTGGCCCGGTCGGCGGCAAGGACACGCCGTTCGAGGAACTCAAGGGCAACCTCAGCTTCCACAACGGCGTCGCCAGCAACCCCGACCTGCGCGCGCGCATTCCCGGCCTGAGCCTCAAGGGCGACGGCGACGTCGATCTGCGTGTGCTGGGCATGGACTACCGCGTCGGCATCTTCATCGAAGGCGACAAGCGCGAGATGCCCGACCCAGCCTGCCAGGTCAACCCGCGCTACGTCGGCATCGAATGGCCGGTGCGCTGCCGCGGCCCGCTGGAGCTGGGCGCCAAGGCCTGCCGCCTGGACCAGGACGGCCTGGGCAAGGTCGCCGCCAAGCTGGCCGGCAGCAAGCTCAACGAAAAGCTCGAAGAAAAACTCGGCGACAAGGTCAGCCCGGAACTGAAAGACGCACTCAAGGGCCTGTTCAAGCGATGA
- a CDS encoding methyl-accepting chemotaxis protein, with translation MAATVQEVARNSAHTADAAQEADRAANSGRQVVEQMVGTIQRLSGEIGQAAEVVQALAANTANIGGILDVIRGIADQTNLLALNAAIEAARAGEQGRGFAVVADEVRSLAKRTQDSTQEIQGMIERLQEGAQQAVSVMTQSRAQAETGARQADDAGQALASITHSNRVISEMAVQIASAAEEQAAVAQDISQRIELIRDLASSNAAGSDQVNSANQSLAELAELLHAQVRYFNLGRT, from the coding sequence ATGGCCGCCACCGTGCAGGAAGTGGCGCGCAACTCCGCGCACACCGCCGATGCCGCGCAAGAGGCCGACCGGGCCGCCAACAGCGGCCGGCAAGTGGTGGAGCAAATGGTCGGCACCATCCAGCGCCTGTCCGGCGAGATTGGCCAGGCCGCCGAAGTGGTTCAAGCGCTGGCGGCAAACACCGCCAACATCGGCGGCATACTCGACGTGATTCGCGGCATCGCCGACCAGACCAATCTCCTCGCCCTCAACGCCGCCATCGAAGCCGCGCGGGCCGGCGAACAAGGTCGCGGCTTCGCCGTGGTGGCTGACGAAGTACGCAGCCTGGCCAAACGCACCCAGGACTCGACCCAGGAGATCCAAGGCATGATCGAACGCCTGCAAGAAGGCGCGCAGCAAGCCGTCAGCGTCATGACCCAAAGCCGCGCCCAGGCCGAAACCGGCGCCAGACAAGCCGACGACGCCGGCCAAGCCCTGGCCAGCATCACCCACTCCAACCGCGTGATCAGCGAAATGGCCGTCCAGATCGCCAGCGCCGCCGAAGAACAAGCCGCCGTGGCCCAGGACATCAGCCAACGCATCGAACTCATCCGCGACCTCGCCAGCAGCAACGCCGCAGGCTCCGACCAGGTCAACAGCGCCAACCAAAGCCTCGCCGAACTCGCCGAACTCCTCCACGCTCAGGTCCGCTACTTCAACCTCGGCCGCACC